The nucleotide window ttgtttttccataatgaattctcactttggctatgagtttggctctaattgtgttgtaggaaatgtgaacttcaatgataacatgtaccaaggatggaatcaacaaagatgggaggagccccaaggaattgatcactcctattggcaacaacctcctgaCACTTATAGATATAGTTACCATCCTAATGCATGCCaattcaatggctatggtgactcCTTTTATGATAATCatccaccaccatatgcctatggaTCTTATCTTGacctaatggatgtggtaacccTTATTGTGATTGTCAACAACCACTACCACATGCCTATGAACTACCCACTCAACATGATTTTGAACCACGTTGCTCACAAGCCCCATATCACCAAAaccctccatatgaccccaatccttatccaccatacccaccaccttatgagccatatgaaccatacatagaaccaccaccattccaacacaattactctcaagaaccacctcaatgcacaccatctccatacccttaccaagaagaaccacctttcTATTataaaccctctctccaaaataatgaaccctcttatccaccccaagccccaatagatgacTCTCTTACAttgctacttcaaggacaagcggATATGCAATGGAACACCCTAGAGTTTGTGActaacttgaccaaggtagtgtcTACCTTAGCCTACAAAtttttgaacactcaaggtgctTCCGTGGCCACATGTGAAGAATCCATTGAAgatcatagcatgaaggagagattggaaaacccggtggaaaatgagggaggctattttgtattagagcaattggaggagcctatggttattgaagaaaaggaggaagtggtcgaagatttaggagacattgagagtccatgggaatgtagcatcatggaaaactcttccaagaagcttgacattgatgttgaggagggtgcgcaacctccaaagcatatcatggttgaagactttgaagaggttgatcaagagatggactcaattattgatgagttcctatccacaattgaatcctctcccattgagCTTGACGTAGAGGGTAAGGAGGAAGATACCTCACCTCCCATACCTTTGGTAAGCCAcgaagaaaatattaaattggaaggaagctaccaagaggaagaggttgaagttgatataagttgtcaagaggtggaagttaCAAGGGAAGAGCACAAGAGCGTAGACATCGCAAtggctaagtgtggggaggtccccCTTCCCAAgccaccatccaacacaacattcaagtgggtaaaacttctaTCCCTAAGcttcactttctcacttgaatatggtttgattgaaaatgatgggcaacttagagctctttgtggagttaagagtaagagggagtgGTGTAATGGTTGGAAAAAGAAtgttaggctcattaaggttAAACCCTCAAAGCATAAATACTATGGTCGGAGGAACGCTAAAttgtatgggtctagaaggagaaTTTGGTGCATAAAGGAGAATTCTATATGCCTACCACCCAAGttgaatcatgataatcaactagaagatgggtgtgaaaataagatatgggatcccggatcacaacatgaagaccaattttgggagctcgTATCTTGGGGAGAACCTCACCCAAGTttggtgaagatggttggaaattctatcaaccaattgagaggcaaagatccttggagattcaaggatgagtacaaNNNNNNNNNNNNNNNNNNNNNNNNNNNNNNNNNNNNNNNNNNNNNNNNNNNNNNNNNNNNNNNNNNNNNNNNNNNNNNNNNNNNNNNNNNNNNNNNNNNNNNNNNNNNNNNNNNNNNNNNNNNNNNNNNNNNNNNNNNNNNNNNNNNNNNNNNNNNNNNNNNNNNNNNNNNNNNNNNNNNNNNNNNNNNNNNNNNNNNNNNNNNNNNNNNNNNNNNNNNNNNNNNNNNNNNNNNNNNNNNNNNNNNNNNNNNNNNNNNNNNNNNNNNNNNNNNNNNNNNNNNNNNNNNNNNNNNNNNNNNNNNNNNNNNNNNNNNNNNNNNNNNNNNNNNNNNNNNNNNNNNNNNNNNNNNNNNNNNNNNNNNNNNNNNNNNNNNNNNNNNNNNNNNNNNNNNNNNNNNNNNNNNNNNNNNNNNNNNNNNNNNNNNNNNNNNNNNNNNNNNNNNNNNNNNNNNNNNNNNNNNNNNNNNNNNNNNNNNNNNNNNNNNNNNNNNNNNNNNNNNNNNNNNNNNNNNNNNNNNNNNNNNNNNNNNNNNNNNNNNNNNNNNNNNNNNNNNNNNNNNNNNNNNNNNNNNNNNNNNNNNNNNNNNNNNNNNNNNNNNNNNNNNNNNNNNNNNNNNNNNNNNNNNNNNNNNNNNNNNNNNNNNNNNNNNNNNNNNNNNNNNNNNNNNNNNNNNNNNNNNNNNNNNNNNNNNNNNNNNNNNNNNNNNNNNNNNNNNNNNNNNNNNNNNNNNNNNNNNNNNNNNNNNNNNNNNNNNNNNNNNNNNNNNNNNNNNNNNNNNNNNNNNNNNNNNNNNNNNNNNNNNNNNNNNNNNNNNNNNNNNNNNNNNNNNNNNNNNNNNNNNNNNNNNNNNNNNNNNNNNNNcttatttgatcttgatgctcaatatactctccatgctttaactttactcttgcatcaagtattagttaATATGCCATTGGCTTATATTGTTTTCTCTTTTACATGCTTAGCTACCATGTAGTGTGAGAatcatactcttatttggcattagcccccgcctatgttctatttactttgatatctttgttgtaggcttaattttctttcttttttctctccttttaggttggccaccaagaagggggaaaggaaaagcttttaaatggggcaacaaacaagtcatccgcacaaccctTTGAAGaaactcatcaattgtagcaacccatccaccctgctcttctttgcatgcaccgaggacggtgcaatcctcaagtgtggggaggtcgttcgaccgatctcTATGGGtaaaaatttccttttcaacaccaaattttttattttctttgttagattagctattgcatttgcatgataggttgcatgttagttagaatttgtacatatttttaccacttctttcttattaggactacttggttagggtaacaatttttctttccaagaaactgttttagggcaccctaccaatttgaaaaagaaaaattttttgttgaactcgcttgaaagaatgtattttggaacatggttttgagctaagaacacaagcaagtgagatttgagcctaatgatgtggttacatcttataaccacttatttttccttcttgtgtgcattattctcttcctatgattgtaatcttcgATTTGTTGGATtctttatatccattattttatgtattcatgcatttatatgattgaggccatcatttcattagctcactcacccaaatggccttaccttttatcttccattgttagccaatttgagcctacgcttaacccacttgttctttaatttagcacattacaagccttaaagcagaaaacaatgaatgtcctttatttggatctttgattggcttaggctagtgagtgtgagtgtcattcaagagtgggaaaactttgggacattggttgggataaaagggtgtttgtgttttgtatttttatattggggAATTGGGtatatactcatgtattgattaaatgtatagaccttatgcattgatgttcttgtatatagtttgaaagaaaaagaaaaaaaatgaaaagaaaaaaagagataaaaaagaaaaagaaaaaaatgtatatagaaaaagaaagaaaaagaaaagcaataaaggggacaaaattccccaaagtaaagttcaaataaaatcaatgcataagtgttgtgaaatgaatagaaaatgcatgagtatgtgaaaaagtgaggaatgggtagttagattagtacttaattgtataggttattatataggttaggtgggaaagtttaggttaatcaaagattcaaatcctaagtccactagccatatatgaccctaccttgaccctagccccattacaacctaaagaaaagacctcatgatagttGTATgcgtgcattgaataattgttgattgttagatgaaaaacaaatcttggaaagcatgattaagggagaattgagtgaatcaaccccaaacaccgagcgactagagtgcaaacacttccggtgagggttcgatgctcaattccttgattcctgGCTTTCATGAGCATTCTTCTCGCAAGTCTACTTGAACTTCATTTGATATTCGAAtcggtaggattcatgaatcgttatatgatcttgaccctacttgtgcatgtatgacttggaggattgatttatttttaaccaagtaggtaaaaccattttgcaatttagttgcatatagtttaggttgcatatagCTCATTTACATGGAATAAATGTTGACaccctttgctttctcttggctttaagcatgaggacatgcttggtttaagtgtggggaggttgacaaaccccatttgtagggtttatcttgtattgaatttagagtattttgtagaccttttctcacatttacccaatgattagcatggttttgtatattctcctttaattgtgcttaagagtgaaaacatgctttttaggtcttaaaatagataaatataatttaccttgattccattagatgccttgatatNNNNNNNNNNNNNNNNNNNNNNNNNNNNNNNNNNNNNNNNNNNNNNNNNNNNNNNNNNNNNNNNNNNNNNNNNNNNNNNNNNNNNNNNNNNNNNNNNNNNNNNNNNNNNNNNNNNNNNNNNNNNNNNNNNNNNNNNNNNNNNNNNNNNNNNNNNNNNNNNNNNNNNNNNNNNNNNNNNNNNNNNNNNNNNNNNNNNNNNNNNNNNNNNNNNNNNNNNNNNNNNNNNNNNNNNNNNNNNNNNNNNNNNNNNNNNNNNNNNNNNNNNNNNNNNNNNNNNNNNNNNNNNNNNNNNNNNNNNNNNNNNNNNNNNNNNNNNNNNNNNNNNNNNNNNNNNNNNNNNNNNNNNNNNNNNNNNNNNNNNNNNNNNNNNNNNNNNNNNNNNNNNNNNNNNNNNNNNNNNNNNNNNNNNNNNNNNNNNNNNNNNNNNNNNNNNNNNNNNNNNNNNNNNNNNNNNNNNNNNNNNNNNNNNNNNNNNNNNNNNNNNNNNNNNNNNNNNNNNNNNNNNNNNNNNNNNNNNNNNNNNNNNNNNNNNNNNNNNNNNNNNNNNNNNNNNNNNNNNNNNNNNNNNNNNNNNNNNNNNNNNNNNNNNNNNNNNNNNNNNNNNNNNNNNNNNNNNNNNNNNNNNNNNNNNNNNNNNNNNNNNNNNNNNNNNNNNNNNNNNNNNNNNNNNNNNNNNNNNNNNNNNNNNNNNNNNNNNNNNNNNNNNNNNNNNNNNNNNNNNNNNNNNNNNNNNNNNNNNNNNNNNNNNNNNNNNNNNNNNNNNNNNtaggacttatggactaggattgatataactcacttgactttcctttgttaattgatttaaggatgaccaagtgggattaatccttgcaactaccatacttgtggctagtgataatgatgaagacccttgacaaccaaatcttgccaagaccattttgttaataaagttttctcaccatttactattcatgtttctcatctaaaaccccaaatataactcacaaccaataacaaaacactttattgtaaatcctagggagaacgacccgaggtttaaatacttcggtttatagattttaggggtttgtacttgtgacaaacaaatttttgtatgaaaggattattgtttggtttaggaactatacttgcaacgagaattcatttgtgaaattctaaaccatcaaaaatccattccTCAGCGAGCGTCCGTTGAATCCTCGAGACGTTATGGGGGATCCTGAGGCTTGTCGGACATATATTGGTgtgttcctttttttttttaactcttcTCTTGTTTTCCTTCAGTTGAGATGGCTAGCGGGCTGACTTCTTTGGCAAGGCTGAAGGCAGTGTTGGTTCGGGAGGAGGGGTCGTCGTCTCCATCCACTCCTGTCTCGAATCCGGCTGTGGATTCTCAGGCTGCTTCCCAGGGGGTGGTTCCTTTGGGGGCGCCTACTGGCGTTCAGGTTCCTCCCGGTTCTGCGGGTTCGCCTGAGGTCGTCGTGGTGACGGCTGCTGAGGCTTCTCGGAAGAGGAGCAGGCCTGAGGAGCCGGGCAGTGAGACCTTTGAGGAGGAGGGTTTGGTGCCTAGTGTGATGGACCGACGTTTTGATGCTACGGGTTTTATTGATCAGCACTTGATGCCTGGAACGGAGTCATTTTTCGATGGCTGTGACGTCTCGTTTCAGGCTAAATCGGTTTACCGTGCCCTCCTTCGCTCTGCCGTGGTTGTTCGGAAGGCTGAGCCCGTGATGGCCCAAGTGGGTTTGTTGGAAAAGAAGCTTCGGCAGGCTCAGGCTGATGTGACTAAGCTGAAGGAGGAGCTTGAGACCGCCAATACTGCGAAGGAGAAGGCGGTGAATTCTTCAGAGGATGCCGGGGCGGAGATTCTCCGACTTGCCGGTGTTGAGACTTCGCTTCTTTCTCAATTGGCAGAGGAGCGGAAGCGTACTTCGGATGCGGGTTCTCAAGCTGCCGTGCTTCTCGCCGAGTCGAAAACTCTGAAGGCTGAGGTTGAagctttgaagaaggagaagacgGGTCTGTTGGCTGATGCTAGGGACGCCATCTCTGCTACCGAGGAGACGATGAAGGCGCAGGTTCTGGTGTTGGCTCCTGGCGTGGATGTGTCCGTGATGGGAGCGTTTAAGACTGTCCGTGATGGTCGGATTGTCGACCTTGAGTAGTTCTCTGTAATTAGTTTTGAACTTTGCttgtttttgaatatttctagtGGCTTAAGGGCCGTAACTTGTTTTTAATGGTATTTTCGGCCGTTTTGGGTCTTTTTGTACGATCCGTTTTTGTGGCGTTTTTTGGCCGTTCGGGCCTTCTCATATATTTGAGGGTTTGTTTTCTCGTTTTCGTCAACCGTCGTTTGGTCGGTTTTTTGGATATCCGTGTGTTCGGCTTGGGGGGTGATCAGTCCTCCAGTGATGGCCGTGTCTTTGTTCCGTGTTTGAGAAACGGAAATGACTTGTAATGGAGATGCAGTGGAATTAACTTAAGTGTAGTATCTTTGTAAGTTGGCTGCGTTCCAAGTTCTTGGTATTTCGCTGTCGTCGAGTCGTTCGAGTTTGTATGCTCCTTTTCCGATTACGGCCTTGATTCTGTATGGTCCTTCCCAGTTGGGGGCGAGTTTCCCTTCCCCTGGGGTTGAAGGGCCGATATCGTTTCGTCGTAGGACGAGGTCATTGGTCGCGAACTCCCGTCGGATGACGCCGTGATTGTACCTTAGGCTGATTCGTTGTTTGAGCGCTAACTCTTTGATGTGAGCTATGCTTCTCTCTTCGTCGATAAGATCTCGTTCGGCTGCTTCATCGTTACTTCCGACTATTTTCCTGGGGCTGGGGTCCCCGATTTCCACTGGGATGACTGCTTCTACGCCGTATGTTAATCGGAAAGGCGTTTCTCCCGTGCTCGTTTGGGGTGTTGTTCGGTACGACCATAGGACTGACCCCAACTCATCTGCCCATAGTCCTTTGGCTTCGTCGAGCCGTTTCTTGAGTCCTTTAACGATTATTTTGTTCGCGGATTCCACCTGTCCGTTTGTTTGGGGATGTTCTACTGAGCTGAAGCGATGGGATATGCGTAATCCTTCTAGGAATTCTCTGAATTTTTTGTCGGTAAATTGGGTTCCGTTGTCTGAGATGATGACCTCGGGGATTCCGAATCGGGTAATGATCTGTCGCCAGACGAATTTTCGACATTGGGTCGCCGTTATGGAGGCCAGgggttcagcttcgatccatttggtgtagtagtcTATGGCGACAACGAGATATCTGAGTTGGCCGGGTGCTGTGGGGAAGGGCCCGACGAGGTCGATTCCCCAACTGCCGAACGGCCGTTCTGCCGATATAGTGTTGAGTTGGTGCGGGGCGGCTTGGAGGATATTGGCGTGCCTTTGGCATTTGTCGCAGCTTTTTGTTAATTGTATGGAGTCTCGGATGATCGTGGGCCAGAAGTAGCCGGCCCTGATGATTTTTTGGGCTAATGTCTTTCCTCCGATGTGGTGACCGCAGCAGCCTTCGTGGATCTCGCGGAGTATGTACTCCGTGTCCCCGGGTTCGATACATTTGAGTAGGGGTTGCGAGAATCCACGTTTGTATAGCTGTCCCGCTATGATGGAGTAGTTGGCGGCTTCTCTTTTTATTCGTCTTTCCTCTTTTGGGTCTGATGGTAGGGTTCCGTTGAGGAGGTACTGTAGGATAGGGAATGTCCAGGACTCCCGGTTTGAGGATGTTAGATATGCGCTGATTATTGTTGATACGGAAGGCGACCTAACGACCTCCTGAATTAGTGATCTGTTACCGTGTCCTGATTTTGTACTGGCTAGTTTGGAGAGTAGGTCCGCCCTGGCGTTTCGTTCCCTGGGGACGTGTTGTATGGTAATGTTTTCGAATCCTTCCTTCAGTTCACTTACCTTGTTGAGGTATTGTTGGAGTAGGGGGTCCCGGGTTTGGTAGCTTCCGTTGATTTGGGAGCAGACTACCTGGGAATCGGTATTTACTTCAAGTACCTTTGCGTCGACTTCCCGGGCTAAGGTTAGGCCTGCTAAGAGGGCCTCGTATTCTGCTTGGTTATTTGATACTGGAAAGTCGTATCGTATTGATTGTTCAATTATGATCCCGTTTTGGTTTTCGAGTATAATTCCGGCGCCTCCGTGAGTGGAGTTTGATGAGCCGTCGACGTGCAGTTTCCATGGTTCGGGGGTGAGTTTAATCGGAGTCATTTCAGCGATGAAATCGGTCAAGGCCTGTGCTTTGATGGCGTTTCGGGGTTCAAACCTGATTTGGAATTGGGATAACTCGATGGACCATGCTAGCATTCTTCCTGCTAGGTCGGGTTTTTGTAATACCTGTTTGACCGCTTGGTCGGTTCGGACCGTTATGGGATGAGCTTGGAAGTATTGTCGTAGCCGTCGGGAAGTCGAGAGGAGTGCGAAAGCTAGCTTTTCCAGGCGTGAATAGCGAGCTTCTGTGTCCTGTAGGGCCTTGCTTATGAAGTATATgggtttttgttcttttttctcGTTTTCCCGGAGGAGTGCTGCTGCGATTGCTTCTTCCGTTATGGAGAGGTACAAGTAAAGTGTTTCCCCTGTTTGGGGTTTGGCGAGGATTGGAGGTTCCGCTAGAACCCTTTTGAAGTGTTGGAATGCTTCTGCGCGTTCTATCTCCCATTTAAAGGGGGTTCCTTTTTTCATTAGTTTGAAAAAAGGGATTGCCCTTTGGGCCGATGCCCCGAGGAACCGGGATAGCGCGGTCAGTCGGCCGGTGAGTTTTTGGATTTCTTTGAGGTTTTTGGGACTTGTCATCTCAAGGATGGCACGACATTTCTCTGGGTTTGCCTCAACTCCGCGTTGCGTGATCATGAAGCCGAGGAATTTTCCTGCTTCCATTCCGAAGGCGCATTTTGTCGGGTTGAGTCGCATTTGGTGTTTTCGCAGGGTGTTCATTATTACCATGAGGTTGTCGGTTAGTTGTTCACCGGATTCAGTCTTGGCGAGCATATCGTCTATGTAGACTTCTATTTTGTTTCCGGATAGGTTGCGAAATATCTTGTTAACAAGTCGCTGGTAGGTGGCTCCGGCGTTTTTTAAGCCGAAAGGCATTACTGTGTAGTAGTAGGTTCCGTCCGGGGTGATAAATGCTGTTTTTTCTTCGTCTGGTCGGTGCATCGGGATCTGGTTGTAGCCGgaatatgcgtccatgaagctgAGGTATCGGTGGCCGGATGCTGCATCCACTAGCCCGTCGATGTTTGGTAGGGGGAAGGCATCCTtcgggcatgctttgttgaggtctgtgtagtcgacgcacattcgCCATTTCCCGTTAGATTTTCTTACCAGTACGACGTTGGCTAGCCAGGTCGTATAGGGGAGTTCCCGGGTTGGCTTCGAGCAGGGCTTTAACTTGATTTCTGACCTCGGCGGCTCGGTCTGGTGACATTTTCCGTCTTCTTTGTGCTACTGGTTTAGCTAGGGGGTCCACTGCCAGACGGTGAGACATTAGGTCGGGGCTTATTCCCGGCATATTGGCTGGTGTAAATGCGAACAGGTCTCTGTTTTGTTTCAAGAGTTGGGAGAGTTCTTCTTTGAGGTCGTGCGGGAGGTTTCTGTTGATGAAAGTGTATTCTTCTTTGGTTGGCCCTATCTGTAGCTTTTCCATGTCTCCTTCTGGTTCTGGTCTAGGTTGGCCGTCTAGTCGTGCGTCAAGGTCGGCAAGGAATATTCCGGCAGCGTCCCGGGATTTTTTCCTTAGGGCTAGGCTATTGTTGTCGCATTCGGCTGCGACTTCTCGATCTCCGTGAATGGTTCCGATGGTGCCGTCGTCGGCCCTGAACTTCATGAGGAGGTATTTGGTGAAGATGACTGCAGAGAAGTCGTTGATCGTTTTTCTCCCGAGAATGACGTTATAGGCTGTGGAGTCTTTTAAGACTACGAATTCGGATAAGATCGTTTTTCTCTGATTGCTTGTTCCTATGGTGATGGGGAGGGTAATCGAGCCATCTGGTTTGAGAAAGTTGTCTCCGAGGCCCGTGACGCCGTGGCAGTGTGTTTGGAGGTTGTCGTTGCGGAGCCCGAGTTTGTTGAAAGCTCCTCGGAAGAGGATGTTGGAGTCTGCGCCAGTGTCTACCAGTATTCTTCTTACTAGTCCTGTTCCGATTCGGGCTGATATGACGAAGGGGGCATCTTCGGCCGAGGTGCCGTGTTGGCAGTCTTCCGGCAAGAAAGTTATCGTGCTGTCGGCTGTGGTGACTGGGTCGTGGTGTCTGACGGCCATTATCTTGAGGTCTTTTTTCATTGTTACTTTTGACTTTTTTGATACGTCCTTGCCCGTGATGACGTTTACTATGATGGTCGGGTCTTCTTCGGGGTTTTCCCTGGGGGGTAGCTTTTGAGTTCTCGGGTTGCGCCCTTCTCTTTCTGGCGATTTGTCTCTGTCGGCGCGCCTTGGTTCTCTGATGAATTTGACGAACTCCGGGAGTTTGCCGTCTCGTATGACCTGTTCGAGAGCATCTTTAAGGTCAAAACAATCTTGTGTTTTGTGGCCGTAGCCTCGGTGGTAGTCGCAGTAGAGGGCTTTGTTGCCTCCTGTCCTTTCCTTGAGTGGTCGGGCTTTGGGGATGACGCCACGATCCGCTATTTGGTGGTATATCTCGGTAATTGGTGCTGTTAGGGGCGTATAATTAGAGAATTTTCCTATTCTTGGTGGTCGGTTGGTTGGCCTGAGGTGGTCTCGTTGGTTCTCTTTGGGTGGTGGGTTGTGACGTGGAGTCGGGTTGCCGTGTTGGGTAGCGGCGTGCTGCCGTTTGTTGGCGGCGACGACCTGGCTGACTTCCTCGTCGTTGATGTAGTCTTTGGCGACGTTCTGAATTTCGTGCATGGTCCATACCGGTTTAGTAGTGAGGTGTTTGCGAAAATCTTCATTCATGAGCTCGTTAGTTAGGCAGAGGCTTGCAACGGAGTCCGTGAGTCCGTCGACCGTCAGGCATTCGTCGTTGAAGCGGTCGAGGTATTTCCTTGTAGATTCTTCTTGCTTCTGTGTGACCCC belongs to Arachis duranensis cultivar V14167 chromosome 8, aradu.V14167.gnm2.J7QH, whole genome shotgun sequence and includes:
- the LOC107461388 gene encoding uncharacterized protein LOC107461388 → MGATPFMERILRAKLPRGFDKPTDMKYDGTKEPQEHLTAFEARMNLEGASDAVQCRAFPVTLAGPAIKWFNALPNGSIASFHDITRKFMAQFTTRITKAKHPISLLGVTQKQEESTRKYLDRFNDECLTVDGLTDSVASLCLTNELMNEDFRKHLTTKPVWTMHEIQNVAKDYINDEEVSQVVAANKRQHAATQHGNPTPRHNPPPKENQRDHLRPTNRPPRIGKFSNYTPLTAPITEIYHQIADRGVIPKARPLKERTGGNKALYCDYHRGYGHKTQDCFDLKDALEQVIRDGKLPEFVKFIREPRRADRDKSPEREGRNPRTQKLPPRENPEEDPTIIVNVITGKDVSKKSKVTMKKDLKIMAVRHHDPVTTADSTITFLPEDCQHGTSAEDAPFVISARIGTGLVRRILVDTGADSNILFRGAFNKLGLRNDNLQTHCHGVTGLGDNFLKPDGSITLPITIGTSNQRKTILSEFVVLKDSTAYNVILGRKTINDFSAVIFTKYLLMKFRADDGTIGTIHGDREVAAECDNNSLALRKKSRDAAGIFLADLDARLDGQPRPEPEGDMEKLQIGPTKEEYTFINRNLPHDLKEELSQLLKQNRDLFAFTPANMPGISPDLMSHRLAVDPLAKPVAQRRRKMSPDRAAEVRNQVKALLEANPGTPLYDLASQRRTGKKI